The sequence TTGAAGCTCAATGATGAGACTGGGGAAATGGAACGAGTGGGTGGAGTAAAATACACCATCAAAGATGGAATAGTTTACGATGCAGTTCAACTTCGAGAGGATATTAAAGAAATGGTCCGAAATCAAAAGAAATAAGAACTTCCTGTTTAAAAACATCTCCCAGAGTGGTTTCCTCTCTGGGGGTTTTTACCCTTTTTTGATTTTGTCTTTCACTGATATGTTTCTTCAAAATCAATATTTTTATCATGACTTAAGGATCACTTTTCATGGTTCGAATCGATTCATTTAGAATGTCTTCCTAGTCAACAAAACAGAATCTACCATATGACAAATTGATTCCCGTCAACCTTCCAAAAAACTTAAGATGTCTCTTCGAGTCCTATTACTGAGCAGTCTTCTAATTATCAATTGCTACAGCTTACTTGCACAAAATAATCCAACACCTCCTCCAAACATTGTATGGATTACCTCTGAGGATAATTCCATGCATTATTTAAAGCTCTTCAATGAAAATGGCGTAGCAACTCCAAATATTGAAAGCTTGGCAGATCATGGATTGCTATTTACTCACGCATTTTCAAATGCTCCCGTTTGTAGCGTAGCCAGATCCACCATCATTTCAGGAAGTTATGCTCCAAGAATCGGCTCTCAATTTCATAGAAAAAGCAAGACTGTTCCACTGCCGGATTCCCTTCGAATGTTTCCCTTTTACTTAAGAAGAGCAGGCTATCACACGAGTAACAACAACAAAAAGGACTATAATATCATCGAGGGAGAAGAGGTTTGGGATGAGTCTTCACGAGAGGCAAGTTGGAAATCTAGAAAACCTGATCAACCCTTTTTTCATGTTTTTAATATTGGAGTTAGCCATGAATCAAGTCTGCACTTTTCTGAAGAAAAGATGAAGACTACTCCCACTAAAACCGATCTAAGTTCATTTTCAATCCAGCCCAACCATCCGGATACGGAATTATTCCGCTACACCAATTCCTATTATCGGGATAAGATCATAGAAATGGACCAAAGAGTAGGTGAAGTAATCCGAGAACTTGAAAATGACGGCTTATTGGAAAATACCTTCATTTTTTATTTTGGAGATCATGGAGGTGTACTTCCCGGAAGTAAGGGCTACCTCTACGAAACTGGATTGCACGTTCCCATGGTGGTTCATGTGCCTGAGAAGTATAAAAACCTCGCCCAGATTGGAGAACAAGGCAAGGTGAATGGGTTTGTGAGCTTCATTGATCTAGGGCCTACAGTACTTCAATTGGCAGGTATAAAAACTCCTGATGGAATGGATGGAATGCCCTTTTTAGGAGCCGATGTTACCAAAGAAATGATCGCTTCTAGAAATACCAGCTTTAGCTATGCAGATCGATTCGATGAAAAGTACGATATGGTAAGAGCGATAAGAAAAGGGAAATACAAATACATCAGAAATTATCAATCTTTCAATTTTGATGGGATGATGAATAATTACCGTTACATCCAATTAGCCTATCAAGAATGGGAAGAACTATATAAAAAAGGAGCCTTAAATGAGGTACAGGCTGCATTCTTCAAACCAAAGGAAGTAGAAATGCTATTTGATGTAGAATCAGACCCCTACGAAACGGTCAATCTTATTTCAGATCCAACCTACAGAAAAATAGTCGAGGACCTACGAATGGAACTGAATAACTGGCTCCAAGAAATGCCTGACCTCTCTTTCTACCCTGAGCATGTACTAATAGATCAGGCATTTTCAAATCCGACAGATTTTGGAATAGCACATCAAAAAGATATTCAACGATATATAGAAATAGCCAACTGGAGCATTTTGCCTTTTGAAAAAGTTGAAAACTTTTTAAAGACAAGTCTGATGTCAAAGGATCCCTGGGAACGGTATTGGGGGTTAATTACTTCCAGTAATTTTGGTCCAGAGGCAAAAAATCTAAGCCCTCTCATTTCCGAAATCTCAAAAGAAGATGAGGAATTAATCAACAGAGTAAGAGCAGCCGAATTTTTAGCTATTTCCAACCAAACTGACCCAAGTCAAGTGATGGTAGAAAGTTTGTACCAAAGCAAAAAACCAATGGAAGCTTTGCTCATTTTAAACTCGATTGTTCTCCTGAATTCTTTTGAATATGGCTATGAAATCATATTGGATACTAGCAAAATTACATCTGCCGTCATCCAAGACAGTGAAGTGAAAAGAAGGCTAGCGTATTTAAAAGGAGATTGAATCCTTTGCTGAAATTTTTGTAACCTAACTTAGTGAAACATGGGAAAGATCATCTATTATGTCGCAAGCTCTCTGGACGGATTTATTTCTGGTCCCAATGAAGATATTAGCATGTTTGGTTCTGGAGGAAAAGGAATAAAAAAATACTTCGAGGATTTAAAAGATTTTAAGACAGTGATCATGGGAAGAAAAACCTATGAATTTGGATACAAATACGGTCTTGTCCCAGGTCAGGCAGCCTATCAACACATGCAGCATCATATATTTTCAGATTCGCTCACCTTTGAAACCAAAGCAGAATCGGTCCATGTGGAACCTAGAAAAATCTCTCGGGTTCAAGAAATTAAAGCATCTGCTTCCTCAGATATTTATTTATGTGGTGGTGGAGTATTTGCAGGATGGCTATTGGATCACCAACTGATCGACCAATTAAAAATAAAGCTTAACCCAATTATTCTAGGTGCTGGAACCCGCCTTTTTGGTCCTTCCAAGACAAATGTAAAGTTGGATTTAATCCAGGATGAAACCTTCGACGATGGTCTAAAAATTATAACCTATTCTATTAGTAAAGATTAAATCAACATCCCTTTCTGGTTGATGGGATTAGAGCCTATATCTAAAGTTACCATCGTTAAATGAGGTACTAATTATTTGATAAGAATAGGATAGAAAGATTTTTAATTTGACGGAAAGCATATATTTTTAAAAACCTAACTATCAATTAGTTCTATTAACCCAATAAACCTATGAAATTTACAAAAATTGCCACTTTTGTTGGCTTGCTGTGCATTACTGCATCCGCTTTTGCCCAAGATGGAACCATTTACCCTTTAGAAACCCCCTCTGAACCGAATGCCATTTTACTTAATACCGGTGGGGTAGATGATCAACCTGCCTCCGAAACTTGGTTTCGACAATGGGGAGATCCAATGGCTAGAAATATTACCACTGCAACCTTAACTCCATTTCTTCCAGAGCCAGGAACTGGCAATGGAGCAGCTGTGATCGTAGCTCCAGGAGGTGGATTTAGATGGCTTTCTATGGGAAATGAAGGATGGGAAGTAGCTGAGGCCCTTGCGAAACAGGGAATCGCCGCCTTCGTCCTCAAATACCGCTTACATCCTACTCCTGAATCATTGGATGATTTTAGCGACTGGATGAATCGTCCTCGACCTACTACTCCTGCGGCATCTTCAGATGCAGCCCCTCGCCCTGCACCTATGGATCTTACCAACCAACTTGAAGATGCGGAAGCTGCCTATGCAATGATCCTCGATCGTGCTGAGGAGTGGGGAGTCGACACTAATAGAATTGGAATGATTGGATTTTCTGCTGGAGCTGGACTCACCATGCATTCTACTTTAAACTCCAACACTATGAAGTTGGCATTTATAGGTCCAATTTATGGTGGGATGGGGCCTGTAGAAGTTCCAAAAGATGCTCCCCCAATGTTTAATGTCATTGCTTCTGATGACTTTTTATTTAGAGGTCAATTTGGGTTAATCGACTCTTGGTACAAAGCTGGAATCCCTGTTGAGTTTCATTTGTATCAAAATGGAGGTCATGGTTTCGGATTAGGCAATCCAAATCGAACTAGTAACCGTTGGTTCGATGCTTTTATTCATTGGCTAGATGTCAATCAATTTCTTATTGCCAAGACAGAATAGCGCCATTCGATCACTACCTATTTCTAAAAATCCCCATAAAAATATGGGGATTTTTTGTTAACTAATTCCTAAGGATTAATGTGCTTTTTCTTATAAAATTGTATTTATCTTATAATTTTTTTGTATTTTGATGCAGAATAATTGTATTTAAAAGACAAGCCTTTGCTTTCTATCTCAAGAGAAATGAATGGTCTAAGTTTTTTGGAATTCAATTTTTCTTGTCTAGTTCTTCCTTTTTAAAGCTAGTACATGTAGACATCATTTGCTTAAATTTTTACCTAACCAATAAAGAAATGAAATCTTTTTATTCATTTTTAGTGGGGTCAGTACTTGGGATTTTTCTATTTGCATGTTCCAGCCCGAATAGTAATAGTACCCTTCCTATTACCCAAAGTGTAAATTGGTCCTCATATGCCTCAGACAAATTCAATTCTAAGTATTCCCCGTTGGATCAAATCAACAAAGACAATGTTGAAAACCTAACCATAAAATGGACATGGGATTCCCCGGATAATGCCTTGGTTAATCAGTTCAATTTCCCAGTTTCTATCTACCAAGCGACCCCTATTGCCATTGATGGAATATTGTACGTAAGTTCTTCTTCGGCAATTGTATCAGCAATTCATGGTGTTACTGGAGAAACGATTTGGACCTATGACCCTGAGACCTATAAGTCCAATGCTCCAGCCCATGGTGCTTTTATCCATCGAGGGGTTTCCTATTGGGATGATGGCATGGAGGGAAGAATCATTTTTGGTACTCCTGATGCCCGTTTGATTGCCTTGAATGCAAAGGATGGGAGTTTGGTCGAATCATTTGGAAACGGGGGGATTGTGGACCTTTCCAAAGGACTGGGTAGAGAATTTGACCCATCTCATTACGGAGTATCGACTCCTCCTATTATCGCTAATGATATCATTGTAATTGGCGCATCCATCACAGACAATAACCCTCAAAGCATGCGACCTCCGGGAGACATTCGAGGATTTGATGTGAAAACCGGAAAACAGCTTTGGGTATTTCATACTATTCCGCAGGAAGGGGAATTTGGAAATGAAACTTGGGAAAATGAATCCTGGAAATTCACTGGAAACACCAATGTATGGACTAGAATGAGCGCCGATGAGGAGTTAGGCTATGTATATCTTCCCATCAGCACCCCAACCAACGACTGGTATGGAGGAAATCGATTAGGAGACAACCTCTTTGCCGAAAGCTTAGTCTGTCTAAATATCAAGACCGGTGAACGAATTTGGCATTTCCAAATGGTTCACCATGGTGTATGGGATTATGATCTCCCTGCTGCTCCCAACTTATTGGATATTACCAAAGATGGTAAAACTGTTAAAGCAGTCGCTCAGGTTAGTAAGCAAGGATTTACTTATGTTTTTGACAGGGTAACCGGCGAACCCATTTGGCCAATTGAGGAGCGGCCTGTACCCCAATCTACTGTCCCAGGAGAAAGAACTTCTCCCACTCAACCTTTTCCAACCAAACCAGCCCCATTTGACAGACAAGGAGTCACAAAAGAAGATATTATTGACTTTACACCGAAAATTTTCGAGGACGCCTGGTCCAGTTTAGAGGGGGTGGACTTAGGTGAACTTTTTACTCCTCCTACTGAGAATGGGTTAATGTATCTTCCCGGAGCACTTGGCGGCGCCAACTGGCACGGCGCTGCGGTAGATCCTGAAACTGGAATTTTATATGTCCCGTCCATGACCTTCCCGGTATTTTTTAGAATCATCAAATCTGATCCATCTAAAACAGACGCTAATTACGAATGGGAAAATTTCGGATTCCCCGGCCCAAATGGATTGCCCTTCTTAAAACCTCCATATGGCAGGATCACCGCAATAGATATGAAAGAGGGTAACCATATTTGGCAATCTCCCATGGGGGAAGGACCAAGAAATCATCCCCTTTTAAAAGATTTGAACTTGCCTAGGCTAGGATGGAATTTACGTGGCTCTCCAGTATTGACGAAAACACTTTTATTTATTGGCCAAGAAGGTAAGTACTGGGAGTACGTTCCAGCACTGGTGGGAGGAGCTAAGTTAACTGAAGTACAAACCCAGGAAATCATCAAGTTTGATCCAAAAATGCAGGTTTTCGATAAGGAAAATGGGGAATTGATATTTGAACTTGAACTCCCTCTCAATGTCACAGGTGCGCCAATGACCTATATGGCCAATGGAAAACAGTACATTGCCTTTGCAGTGGGAGGATCAATAGGCCCAGCGAAAATTATTGCCTTAGGTTTAAAATAGAAGTGGACAAAACCATTTCCCCTATCATTTGATGGATCAACTCAGCTACTTTGAAAAACCCTTCATTTGTACATTGAATGAATCCCAATGCAGGTTTTGGAAATGAATAAATTGAAATGTTTTCGTCCTAAAGACTATCTTTAACATACGTATGGAGAGGAAATTCAAAATTATTCTTGCCGGACTTATTGGAGGTTTTGTTGGTGAAGGTATCATGGGAGCTCTTTTTATGAGCCCACCGATCCATTCTATTTTATATAACCCCTCTTTACAAAGCGAGCTTTTTATCCAACTTACTCCAGAGAGAAACTTAGCCCTGTCCATCGCAGGAATGGTAATCTTGAGCATAGCCCATGCATGGTTTTATTCCCTCTTTAAAAACTCTATTCCCGGAACCACTTGGGTGAAAAAAGGCTTATTCTGGGGGTTTACTATTTGGTTACTATACTGGGTATTCCAAGAATGGTTCATTTACCATACACTGATTGGAGAGCCCATATTATTGAATTTGCTGGAGTTGGTGGTTCTATTGCTTGGCTCATTAGTTGAAGGTCTCATCATTGCTAGGATCCTCAAATGAAAACTTTTTAATACTTCTTCATCCCTTTGATCTAAACCAGATTTCATAAATTAGAAGATCCCTATTTCTAATTTTAAGTGAACCCTGCACAAATGATTAAATTGATTTCTATTCCTTCCTATTTTCAACTAGTAACGATTATCCTAACATTCTTCACTTTAATTTCCTGCCAAAAGAAACCTATAGAAATACCAAGTCTTAGGGAAAATGTGCTAGCTCAGCTTGACTCGATCCAAGGGGATGTAGCTGTGGCATATATCAATTTGGCTGATCCTTCTGATACATTAATGATCCGTGCATCTGAAGAATTTCATGCTGCCAGCACGATGAAAGTTCCTGTCATGATCGAATTGTACAAACAACAAGAAGAAGGCAAATTGGATCTTAGTGATTCCATTGTTTTGGTCAATGAATTCAAAAGTATAGTCGATGGGAGTCCATACAGCATGGACATAGGAGATGATAGTGACGATGTGATTTACAGTAAAATTGGAACTACCGTTTCAATAAATGATCTGACGTATAGCATGATTACGGTCAGTAGCAATTTGGCAACCAATGTATTAATTGAATTGGTAGATGCAAAAAATGTAACCGCAACGATGAGAACATTGGGTGCTGACAAAATTGAAGTCCTAAGAGGAGTGGAAGATCAAAAGGCTTATGATCTGGGATTGAGCAATTCTACTACAGCCAATGACCTAATGATGATTATGAAAGCCATCGCTGAGGATCAAGCTGGTACTCCTGCTGATTGCGAGGAAATGATCTCCATTTTGAAAGATCAACAATTCAATGAAATAATTCCCTTTTACCTACCCAAGGATGTTACTGTCGCCCATAAAACTGGATCCATTACGGGTGTTCACCACGATGCAGGAATTGTTTACTTGCCAGATGGTAGAAGTTACGTGCTTGTACTACTTTCTAAAAACTTAGAGGATTTTGACAAAGGAACCAATCAATTGGCTAAAGTTTCAAAGCTTATTTATGATCACTTCATGACTCAAAATTGACATGCGGAAGGTTAAGCTTTTCAAATTTGGTGTTCACTTCATTTTTTG comes from Algoriphagus halophilus and encodes:
- a CDS encoding sulfatase family protein, translated to MSLRVLLLSSLLIINCYSLLAQNNPTPPPNIVWITSEDNSMHYLKLFNENGVATPNIESLADHGLLFTHAFSNAPVCSVARSTIISGSYAPRIGSQFHRKSKTVPLPDSLRMFPFYLRRAGYHTSNNNKKDYNIIEGEEVWDESSREASWKSRKPDQPFFHVFNIGVSHESSLHFSEEKMKTTPTKTDLSSFSIQPNHPDTELFRYTNSYYRDKIIEMDQRVGEVIRELENDGLLENTFIFYFGDHGGVLPGSKGYLYETGLHVPMVVHVPEKYKNLAQIGEQGKVNGFVSFIDLGPTVLQLAGIKTPDGMDGMPFLGADVTKEMIASRNTSFSYADRFDEKYDMVRAIRKGKYKYIRNYQSFNFDGMMNNYRYIQLAYQEWEELYKKGALNEVQAAFFKPKEVEMLFDVESDPYETVNLISDPTYRKIVEDLRMELNNWLQEMPDLSFYPEHVLIDQAFSNPTDFGIAHQKDIQRYIEIANWSILPFEKVENFLKTSLMSKDPWERYWGLITSSNFGPEAKNLSPLISEISKEDEELINRVRAAEFLAISNQTDPSQVMVESLYQSKKPMEALLILNSIVLLNSFEYGYEIILDTSKITSAVIQDSEVKRRLAYLKGD
- a CDS encoding dihydrofolate reductase family protein, which encodes MGKIIYYVASSLDGFISGPNEDISMFGSGGKGIKKYFEDLKDFKTVIMGRKTYEFGYKYGLVPGQAAYQHMQHHIFSDSLTFETKAESVHVEPRKISRVQEIKASASSDIYLCGGGVFAGWLLDHQLIDQLKIKLNPIILGAGTRLFGPSKTNVKLDLIQDETFDDGLKIITYSISKD
- a CDS encoding alpha/beta hydrolase produces the protein MKFTKIATFVGLLCITASAFAQDGTIYPLETPSEPNAILLNTGGVDDQPASETWFRQWGDPMARNITTATLTPFLPEPGTGNGAAVIVAPGGGFRWLSMGNEGWEVAEALAKQGIAAFVLKYRLHPTPESLDDFSDWMNRPRPTTPAASSDAAPRPAPMDLTNQLEDAEAAYAMILDRAEEWGVDTNRIGMIGFSAGAGLTMHSTLNSNTMKLAFIGPIYGGMGPVEVPKDAPPMFNVIASDDFLFRGQFGLIDSWYKAGIPVEFHLYQNGGHGFGLGNPNRTSNRWFDAFIHWLDVNQFLIAKTE
- a CDS encoding pyrroloquinoline quinone-dependent dehydrogenase, which encodes MKSFYSFLVGSVLGIFLFACSSPNSNSTLPITQSVNWSSYASDKFNSKYSPLDQINKDNVENLTIKWTWDSPDNALVNQFNFPVSIYQATPIAIDGILYVSSSSAIVSAIHGVTGETIWTYDPETYKSNAPAHGAFIHRGVSYWDDGMEGRIIFGTPDARLIALNAKDGSLVESFGNGGIVDLSKGLGREFDPSHYGVSTPPIIANDIIVIGASITDNNPQSMRPPGDIRGFDVKTGKQLWVFHTIPQEGEFGNETWENESWKFTGNTNVWTRMSADEELGYVYLPISTPTNDWYGGNRLGDNLFAESLVCLNIKTGERIWHFQMVHHGVWDYDLPAAPNLLDITKDGKTVKAVAQVSKQGFTYVFDRVTGEPIWPIEERPVPQSTVPGERTSPTQPFPTKPAPFDRQGVTKEDIIDFTPKIFEDAWSSLEGVDLGELFTPPTENGLMYLPGALGGANWHGAAVDPETGILYVPSMTFPVFFRIIKSDPSKTDANYEWENFGFPGPNGLPFLKPPYGRITAIDMKEGNHIWQSPMGEGPRNHPLLKDLNLPRLGWNLRGSPVLTKTLLFIGQEGKYWEYVPALVGGAKLTEVQTQEIIKFDPKMQVFDKENGELIFELELPLNVTGAPMTYMANGKQYIAFAVGGSIGPAKIIALGLK
- a CDS encoding serine hydrolase, giving the protein MIKLISIPSYFQLVTIILTFFTLISCQKKPIEIPSLRENVLAQLDSIQGDVAVAYINLADPSDTLMIRASEEFHAASTMKVPVMIELYKQQEEGKLDLSDSIVLVNEFKSIVDGSPYSMDIGDDSDDVIYSKIGTTVSINDLTYSMITVSSNLATNVLIELVDAKNVTATMRTLGADKIEVLRGVEDQKAYDLGLSNSTTANDLMMIMKAIAEDQAGTPADCEEMISILKDQQFNEIIPFYLPKDVTVAHKTGSITGVHHDAGIVYLPDGRSYVLVLLSKNLEDFDKGTNQLAKVSKLIYDHFMTQN